A region of Rhinoraja longicauda isolate Sanriku21f chromosome 1, sRhiLon1.1, whole genome shotgun sequence DNA encodes the following proteins:
- the drd5a gene encoding D(1) dopamine receptor: MDGARILTGLLLSLLILSTLLGNALVCAAVLRYSHLRSKVTNVFIVSLALSDLLLASLVMPWKAAAEVAAYWPFGRRFCGVWVASDIMCSTASILHLCAISVDRYWAISSPFRYQRKMTHRAALVMVTLAWTFSLLISFIPVQLRLHSSGEPAEGPATAGLYPTNNRYNSSNNRYNNSQVPPDSCDSSLNKTYAIASSLVSFYIPVAIMLVTYTRIYKIARIQIRRIASLERAAENAQSCRRRRRSEPGRQEKMPPLHGALERSFQKETKVLKTLSVIMGVFVCCWLPFFVLNCMVPFCDRSSPASAAGGLPCVSDTTFDIFVWFGWANSTLNPVVYAFNAEFRKAFSSLLGCRGTCPGGHRVETVNISNELVSYNQDTVFHREVVTAYVTIIPNVLGCLEGDQIFHRVSQILPTIELATDSASEAEGDADLSLGKITPFTPNGLR, translated from the coding sequence ATGGACGGTGCCCGCATCCTCACCGGCCTCTTGCTCTCCCTACTCATCCTCTCCACCCTGCTGGGCAACGCGCTGGTGTGCGCGGCCGTGTTGCGCTactcccacctgcgctccaaggtgaCCAACGTGTTCATCGTGTCCCTGGCGCTGTCGGACCTGCTGTTGGCCTCACTGGTCATGCCCTGGAAGGCGGCTGCCGAGGTGGCGGCCtactggcccttcggccgacgCTTCTGCGGCGTGTGGGTGGCCTCGGACATCATGTGCTCCACGGCGTCCATCCTCCACCTGTGCGCCATCAGCGTGGACAGGTACTGGGCCATCTCCAGTCCCTTCCGTTACCAGCGCAAGATGACCCACCGGGCGGCCCTGGTGATGGTCACCTTGGCCTGGACCTTCTCGCTGCTCATCTCCTTCATCCCTGTGCAGCTGAGGTTGCACAGCAGCGGGGAGCCGGCCGAAGGGCCAGCAACGGCAGGGCTGTACCCCACCAACAACAGGtacaacagcagcaacaacaggtACAACAACAGCCAGGTCCCGCCGGACAGCTGCGACTCCAGCCTCAACAAGACCTACGCCATCGCCTCCTCGCTGGTCAGCTTCTACATCCCAGTGGCGATCATGCTGGTCACCTACACCAGGATCTACAAGATCGCTCGGATCCAGATCCGACGCATTGCCTCTCTGGAGAGGGCCGCCGAGAACGCACAGAGTTGCCGCCGGAGGAGGAGGTCGGAGCCGGGGCGCCAGGAGAAGATGCCACCGCTCCACGGCGCGCTGGAGCGCTCCTTCCAGAAAGAGACCAAGGTCCTCAAGACCCTGTCCGTCATCATGGGGGTCTTCGTctgctgctggctgcctttcttcgTGCTCAACTGCATGGTGCCCTTCTGCGACCGCAGCTCCCCGGCCTCGGCCGCCGGCGGGTTGCCCTGCGTCAGCGACACCACCTTCGACATCTTCGTCTGGTTCGGCTGGGCCAACTCGACCCTCAACCCGGTGGTGTACGCCTTCAACGCCGAGTTCCGCAAGGCTTTCTCCAGCCTGCTGGGCTGCCGGGGCACCTGCCCAGGCGGCCACCGAGTGGAGACCGTCAACATCAGCAACGAGTTGGTGTCCTACAACCAAGACACGGTCTTCCACCGGGAGGTAGTCACAGCCTATGTCACCATCATCCCCAACGTGCTGGGGTGCTTGGAGGGCGACCAGATCTTCCACAGGGTGTCCCAGATCCTGCCCACCATCGAGCTGGCCACAGATTCTGCATCCGAGGCGGAAGGCGACGCAGACTTGTCTTTAGGTAAAATCACGCCCTTTACGCCGAATGGGTTGCGTTAG